The sequence GTCACCTAGCTATGAAGTCAATAGgctgttttcttcccttcccttctgccctGTGTACACTGAAAACTTGATGTGTGCTTAGAAGGAAGGTTTGTTTTACCAGCTCTTTGAGTCAGTCAGTGGGAACCTGGGACATCATGTGACTGTGGCTTAGAAGTATAGACTTACAATTGCAGGGGAAGAGTGGAGGCAAATGAGGGGCCTTTTAATTTTGGGAAACCTGTCTAATGTGTGATATATGTTTGAAATTGATTTTTAGCCAACATCTtgatctttttattctcttcagtTCCTTTAAATAACTTCTGGTACATACCTGACAGCAAcctgtttggggtaaatactaaCCTTAATAATAGCAGTAGTAATAATTCTTGATGTTTTAAAGCTGTTAGTAGCCAGTAGAATCTGCATTTGCATATGATTTAGGTAAAAACTATCTACTGTAATATAGGGaataaatttctggaaaaaaaaaagtaaaccagaTTATGAAGAGTATACATGAAAAACAGCAATTTCAAACTCCTCGTGTTTGATTAACAACTACATTGTTCTGTCATTTTCTCTTACAATTCAAAAGATTAtgcagttttaaaatgtttttttaaaaatctaattttttggGAAATATACAAGTTAATACATgggttttgatattttgtttgtaTTCAGTTCAGCATGATCATCTATGGCAGACCTTTGCTGTTGATAAGAAGTATGTCCTTAACCTTTGCAGCTTCTCTGATTTGCACATTTCATATCAGTAATGAACTTCGGCAGTGAGTGGAGCAGTCTCTAAAACAGTGCTCAGAGTTACTGTTTCTCTTACTGCTCATTAGGGCATTTGGTAGTTTACAACATTGCTCTTTACCAAATTTGACTTGCCATTGCGATTAccaaaatttgcatttatttttcagggaAGAACCATCACttttaaattgaggtaaaattgatTGCATCAGTTTCAGATAATGcatttatattagtttcaggtgtataacataattTGATACTGACATATACACAAAGTGATCATGATAGTAAGTCTAGTTAGTTACCATCCTTCATCATACATCTGACTCCCTTCACTCTTTTTATCCACCTCTAGCCCTCTTCCCTTGTGAcaaccatctctctcttttttgtatctatgagttttgttttttaggttccacatatgcACAAAagcatacggtatttgtctttctctgtctaacttatgtcagttagcataataccctcaaggcctatccatgttattgcaagtggcaagatttcattcatttataaggcagagtagtattccattatgtatatataaccacttctttatctattcatccattgatggacacttaggttgttccagattttggctatggtgaataatgctgcaactaagtaaatatctttttggtttagtgttatttttctttctaccatatatgatccagcaattccactgctgattaatacccagcagtggaattgctggatcatatacggtagatctatttttaagtttttgaggaacctccatactgtttttcttagcagctgtaccagtttgctttcccaccaacagtgtaagacagttcccttttctccacatttttccaATACTTATTTCCTGccttttgatgatagccattccaGCAActatgaggtgatagctcattgtggttttgatttgcatttctctgataattagtgatgttgaacatctttcatgagtctgttggccatcttcatgttttctttgaaaaaaaaaaagtctatttggATTtcctgcacattttttaaaaagattttttaatcatttgacaGGGAGAGTTTGAGCACACgagggggaagagcaggcagagggagaagcagcgtgcctgcagagcagggagcccgatgcggggctcgatcccaggacccagagatcatgacctgagccaaaggcagatgcttagccaactaagcaacccaggtgcccctcccagcacatttttaaaaaaggtttatttgtttattttagtcaGAGAGCGCACatgtgaggagggggagggtcagagggagagggagaggaagagagagaatctcaaacagacttcctgctgagtgtggagcccaaatggggctcagtctcatgaccctgaggtcatgacctgagctgaaatcaagagttggatgcttaaccagctgagccacccaggtgcctctccctGCACATGTTttaattgaatcttttttttttttttttttttttctattgggtggtttgagttttttaaaatatattttgggtattaaccccttattggatatgtgatttgcagattttttttttaattttttttatttaccaggttgccttttcattttgttgatggtttcctttgctgtgcagagcttttaatgtagtcccacttgtttaattctgcttttgttgcctttgtttttggagTCAGTTCCAAAAATTCAGCACCAAAGAATGAGGTCAGGGATCTTACTAACTCTGTTTCCTTCtcggagttttatggcttcaggtctcacagtCAGGTCGttaattttgagttattttttgtgtatagtgtaagatgcatatagctgtccaattttcccatccccatttattgaaaagactatcctttccccactgtATAATCTTgactcctttgttgtaaattaattaaccttatatgtgtgtgtttatttctgggctctctatctgtTCCGTGGATGTCCTGCATTTATGCTGATACTGATTGTTTGGTTCTTATAGCTtagtagtatagtttgaaatcttcctttccagttgggatgccttttgtttctttatcttggctaattactgtggctaggacttccactactatgttgaataaaagtgacaagagtgggcatccttgtcttgttcttgttcttagaagaaaagctgtTAGTTTTTCATAGTTGAATATGATGTTAACTACAgctttgtcatatatggcctttatatgTTGAGGTGCATTTCTTCTATATCcactttgttgagtgtttttatcataaatagatgttgaattttgttaaattccttttctgtatctattgagatgatcatgtgatttttttttttctccaaactcCTGGTTTAATAAGGActtgtttattttgagaaaaaagggTCCCAAACATCAGGCTGTTCACAAAAATAACCCACAGTATCAACTTTAGAAAACAAATCTGAAGACTATTACACTAATTATTTTTCTAGAGGATGCATTTGACATGCCAGCTCTCATTCACAAAAATACATTGTTACGTTTGTGTTGAACAGCCCCACATAGCACTCTTATGTGGGGTATAACACACATACCTCTAACTCAAAGCTGctctcatgtgatttttatccttttttaaattagaagTAGTTTactgtctggggcgcctgggtagctcagtgggttaaagcctctgcctttggctcaggtcatgatcccagggtcctgggatcgagacccctatcgggctctctgctcattggggagcctgcttcccccgctctctctgcctgcctctctgcctacttgtgatctctgtctgtccaattaaaaagaaaaaagaagtagttTATTATCTTTAGATGTAAtgatgtttaaaatgttttaaaaatgaacagttttAAAGTTACAGAAATTCGGAATAAATGAGAATATTCAACATTTGGAATAAGGAAATAATGATTTCctcttaatttattaataattgctTAATTATCCTTGGTTTTGTTATTGTGCTGCATCActttgatttgcagatgttgaactatctttgtattcctggaataaatcccacttggtagtgGTGTGTGTGATCCTTTTAAagtattgtggtttttttgttgttactgttttgaggaattataaaagaatttattGAGGGCAAGAGGATGCAtgcaatataaaaatcaaaagtttATCTGGCATTCActgacttttctttctctgcttgtcaAATGGTTGGATTTTACTCGTACATTTTCTGAGGATCCTGGCCTGTTCATGTAGTCCTTTATACAGGGGGAAGCTATGGGGCAGATTCCTTAAGGGACTACTTAAGAGTCCCTTTGGGAGAACTCTGATTGGGCAGGAGTGTTCCTGAATGATTCctacttctttctcttccatgtcATGTATACTACAAAATACTCAATGCATGTGGTGGTAAGCCCAGCAGTTAGTGAAAAGAAGCTATGAAAGTCCACTTTGCCATCTCGGCACTGGTCTAGGTCCAGGTCTAGGTTCAGGTCCTTCATTATTTTGTCCACAGCCAGAGGGCCATTTTGATTTTCCAAAAATCCAGGGAACTGCTTTTCTGTGAGTACTCGTAGGTCCTCCTTTGTTAAGTAGCCTTTATCCCCAGCACACTTGTGGAACATGCACATCATGGTTTCCATGGTATGTTCCATTTGAGATAGCATTTTGGTGAGGTCTTTTGAAACCGTGGCCAGAGGTATGGTGGGGACcccttttgatgtattttttaattcagtttgttaatattttgttgagttttacatctgtgttcaccagggatattggtgtgtaattttctgtatgtgtgtCCTTGTCTAGTTTTGGTGTTAGactaatgctggccttgtagatGAGTTTGGAAGCATTCTCTTCTCCCGATTtttgggaagaatttgagaaagatCGATATGTGTTgaattttctttgaatgtttgctagaattcaccagtgaagctgtctggtcctggaggACTTTGCTTATTGGAAGGTTTTAGATTACCAATTCAGTCTTGTTACTGGtaatcagtctattcagattttctatttcttcatgttttgTCTCAGACATATGTTTCTAGGACTTTGactttatctatttcttttgggTGGTCTcatttgttggtgtatagttgTCCATAGTAGTCTCTTAAGAttgtttgtaggtttttttttttggtatcagttgtaatttctctttttccttatctCTTGGGACTGTTAAATATGCGGCTTTCCCTCCCTAcaacctttttctttcattctctgccTACTCAACTTACATTCATTCTTATAGCCTCAGTTTAAgtctagctttctttttttttttttttaagatttcatttatttatttgtcagagagtgagagagagcgagagagcaggcaggcacaggcagacagagtggcaggcagaggcagagggagaagcaggctctctgccgagcaaggagcccgatatgggactcgatcccagaacactgggatcatgacctgagccgaaggcagccgcttaaccaactgagccacccaggcgtcccaagcctCAGTTTAAGTGCCTCCTTTCTCATAGGCCTTCTAAGACAACACTACTTCAGGCAACTTTCCtgccctttttatttctttctccccaccccctttcttcttcccctcccccaactttttATGTATCAAAATGCCTTTGTATACAAGTACTAGAGGGCCTTACTGAACCTGGCTTAAACAATAAGGACACATATAAGCTTACATTGTTGGAATAGGTAAGGTGGTCTAAGGAGCATCTTATTTTAGTGCCTTCAGCTCCATTTCTCTGAGGTTCCCTTATTTATACTTTGTGCCATGGCTTtattttcagagttctttttcttttggtaataaAATGACTGTTCCTTTCCTCAAGCTCAGCATTTTGCAGAGAAGAATAGAGTTGCTTCTAGGAGCTTTGTCATAATAATGAGGAAATTTCTTTCTCAGAAGTCTCTAGCAAATGTGTTATCAAACATCTCATGTCTCTGGCTTGAATTGGAACTCATACACGTTCTTCAGTCAGTCTCTGTGGCAGAGATTGTCTCTTACTGAATAGCTTAGGTCTTCCAGTTCCTGAACCAGTCATTGTGTTGAGAATGGGATTGTCTTGATTGTCCTGGACCAGTGGATTTCAAAGTGTGATCTCTGGAGCAACAGTAGCATCACCTGAGAACTTGtttgaaatgtaatttttctgaCCCCATCTAAAAAACTTTGGGGATGTAGGCCCACTCATCTGTTTTAATCAGCTtcctcaggtgattctaatgtgcctTAAAGTTTGAGAAAGTCTGGCTAATAGTAATCAGGATCCAGTTCTGGACCTGAAGTCAGTCCCCTCAAATGTTGTATACTGCAGGGAAGAAGGGGCTTAAAGTGGGTGTCTGGAGAGGAAACCTCAGTGACCACCACTCCTTTATAGCACTCATCACAATTTCTAATTATGCATTTGTTTGTGTCGTTATTTGTATAATGTCTCTGTCCCTTACAACACTTCACACTCTGTGGTGATAGGCACTCTGTCTTGCTTACTGCTGTAGCCCTAGTTCCCAGCATAGTACCTATCTGGTGTATGGTCAGTGCTTAAGGAATTCTAGATGAGAAAACAAGTTGCTTCAGTTCCATTTGTGTTTCTCTCACAGCTGGGGGTGATGGGTGTGTGCATGCCTACCTCAGTGGGCAGCCCTTTGAGGAATCTCAGCTGAGCATGCTGGCGTGTTTCCTCGTCTACCACTCAGTACCAGCTCCATGGCACCTGCCGTCTATAGGACTAGAAGGTAATTGCAGATCTAAATCCTCTCGGTACCTGTATTATTGactcacttattttttaagtttcttggtAGGAGGCCTTTCTAGCGAGTTATTTTGTCTAGTTAGGTTTTGGTCTTCATTCATGTTTGGGTGTTACTGTTGAGAACTTTTTCAGAACAGACTATCTGAACTTTATACATGcataaacttttatttcattcagAAAAGGATGGGTTCTTCTTCAGAGAGTCCCAAACACCAGTGTATACTAATAAATTAAATgattgtgttatttttctttcataatttttattaaagttatttttaattttcttcatttttttggtttttagtttggatttttttttttaagattttatttatttggcagagatctcaagtaggcaaagagagagagggtgaagcaggctccctgctgagcagaaagcttgagGTGGGGCTAgcctttatttaacccactgagccacccaggcacccctggatatttctttttaatcacatAATCTTAATTTCTAATATTATAAAGCTTTAAAATGACCAGGTACCTGGATTTTATATGAATTTGAATGTTTCTTATAATACagagtttaaaatattaacaCCTCACTGTATTTTTCAGAATATGTAATTAGATATGGAGCTTGCCCAGTAACGTGaatcctaaaataaaattaattctaagCAACCTTATTATTATCACTTTCAAATTTGTGCTTACTAGTTGAGGattcaaaaaattgttttttttgtgtgtgtgttttgttgttttttttttttaatttttttaaaaaaaagagatttatttatttatttatttgacagacagagatcacaagtaggcagagaggcaggcagagagagaggaagggaagcaggctccccgttgaacagagagcccaacgcagggctctatcccaggaccctgggatcatgacctgagccgaaggcagaggctttaacccactgagccactcaggtgcccctcaaaaattgttttttaagaagaGCAAAGATTGCtccatttaatcatttaaaatttaatgacATTACTAGTTTATTGCTGTTTTGAAAACCTTGGATAAGAATGTACTTTCTAGAGACTTCCAGTTATAGCCGTGAGAGAATTGCTTATATTGGAGTGACCTTCcctcaaaaacaaatacaaaagttTGACAAATCACAGAAAACAGCTATTTAAAGGAATTGGTAGCAACTATGCTGGCCAGACTTGATTGAGGGGTCACAGCCCCCATGAGAAGGGAAGCATaatgaggaaactccatacttaCTCAAGCTTTCTTTCAAAGGAATTTGCCAGTTCATAGCACAAGTAGAGTCCCAGCAAAAGGCAGTGGTGCTACTGGGCAGAGTAGCCAGAGGTTAGGTTAACAATTGCCTGAGAATCTAGAACTTGAGCTAAATCCTTGGTAGGAGGGAATAATAGGAATAATAACACAAAAACCTGGATGTACTCTTCCCTTGAGACCCATACCAAATCTTACATGCACAGGATAAGACTTCAAGAAATCTAGCAGAAGCCAGGAGACTAAAAATGTGAGCAAAGATTTCAGCAACAGCATAGTGCCAAGGAGACAAAGGGTAGTGTTCCAGGGCTGCTCAGGTGTGAAGTGGCTCTGATAAGCATCCCAGCCATTACCACAGCAGGACCAAGCCCCAAGAGTAAAGGTAAAAAGTGAAACCGAGAAGACCTAAAGTTAGCCTCAAGTAGAACAGAAATCTGCAttctgcctgccttacagaagaaacCATAACCTTCTTAGGAGGAACAAAATATATCCTGAACCTTTATACTTTTTAATACACAGTATCCACTTTTGAATCAAAAATTACAAGACATAACAAGAAAAGAATGTAACAGAAGCTGACTTATATGTGACCTAGATAAAAGTTACTGGTTTGGGTCTTAAAATAACTACAACTAATATTACcaagaaaatagatgaaaagatAGAGCATGTCACCAGAAATCTGGAATCAATAAGAAAGAGTTAAATGGAAATTCTAGGACTGAAAAATATAACCGAAATTAAGAATTCAGTGTATGGATTAAGTGGTGTATCAGACACAGCAGATAAATGAACCAGAAGGCAGGTATGTAGAAAGTAAGCAAATTAAACACAGAAGATGggttgaaaatacagaaaaggaacaTGGTAGAATATGGTGAAAAAGTCAAATATGCACATAGTTGAGATGCCagaataagaggagagagaaaatgagatagAAGCATGTTTGAAGAGACTGgggctaaaaatttttaaaaatggagaatggACATCCACTTAGAGTGAACACTAAGCAGGATAATAAGAGACATACAAGATATAAAAAGACTGTAATTGAACTTTTTGAGATGTAGAATGCAGTGTTTGAGCTGAAGGTACACTGAATGGGATTAATGGGCAGATTAGACATGCCATAATAAGAAATTAGCGAGCTTGATGACATAGCAATAGAAACTGTCCAAAATTAGATGCAaaagtgaaagaaggaaaaaagaggaacagAGCATAAATGAAGTGAGTTGTGGAACTTAAAACACCTAATTCACATGTGATTGGAGTCcctgaagaagagagaaattgaGGGAGGAAGAGgtgcaacagaaaaaaatatttgaagaaataatgcctgGAAATTTTCCAGATTTGGTGAAAACTGTAAATCCACAGATTCAAGAATTTCAGTGAATCCCAAGCATGAGAAACATGAATCAAATTATATTAAGGCAATCATAACCAGATTGCCCAAAACTGATGgtaaaaaagtcttaaaagcagCTAGAGGAAAAAGACATGTTACAGAGATAAAAATAAGAGTGACTGTGTATTTCTCATAGGAAGCAATTTAAGTGATAGATCAGTGGAGTAAAGGacccagaggaaaataaaatgtcttgTTAGAGTTTTATACccagcaaaaatatctttcaaaacaaATGACCATGAAATAATTCCAGAAACACAGAAGCTGACAGAATTCGTCACCAGCAGACCCACACTACTAGAAATGTTGTCAATTAAGTCCTTTGGGCAGAGGGAAAATAATATGAGATGGAGATGGGGGGGTTACACAAAGGATTGCAGAACACTGGAAATGGTAATGGCATGGGTTTATTTATGCAAggtttatttctcttaaaaaacactttttaaaataccagtGACAGAATAAAAGTAGCAGCAGTATGCTACGGAGTTGATAAAacatgaaaagtgaaaaataggaCAATAGTAGCTCAAAGACTGGGAAGGGAGAAATGGAAGCACTATGGGAAGGCCTTTATGCTAGTATGTGAAGTAGAATAATCTCACTTTGGTGACATCTTGGGTGAGATCAAAGGTAATCTTTGAtcatttaaatgtgtatattggaAGTCATAAAGCAATTATTAAagtaagaaaacagaatcagaacTTACTTCAACAAAGGGGCCACAGTGGAATtgtaaaaatatcataaaaagtAATCCTTTTAAAAGAGGACAGTGAGGAACAGAGCACAGATGGAACAAATAGAAAGCAAAGAGCAAGACGATGTGTTTAAACCTAACCATTTCAGTATTGCATTGAATGTAAATGGTCTGTTACATTCCACGGTGTATTAGTATATTGGAGTTGTTTGATATCTTCCTGGATGTTTTTATTCTCTGTGCTTGGGTTTTAGTAAGGTCTGGGGAACACCATATAATAACAAATAAGAAATTTGTCTAAATTTCCCTTGAggtttattgaatatttaatttagCTGGCTGGCAGAGACCAGTCAA comes from Neovison vison isolate M4711 chromosome 8, ASM_NN_V1, whole genome shotgun sequence and encodes:
- the LOC122915096 gene encoding protein S100-A10-like, whose protein sequence is MLSQMEHTMETMMCMFHKCAGDKGYLTKEDLRVLTEKQFPGFLENQNGPLAVDKIMKDLNLDLDLDQCRDGKVDFHSFFSLTAGLTTTCIEYFVVYMTWKRKK